The Deltaproteobacteria bacterium genome has a segment encoding these proteins:
- a CDS encoding sigma-70 family RNA polymerase sigma factor gives MVAPVSEVTALLATLESGDEAAMNQLVPLVYQELRLLARRHLAGQRQGHTLQTADLVGEAYLKLVNPQGTGWKNRAHFFAVASHAMRSVLVDYARRRRYAKRGGNPLRVSLSEADQISEPRTAEVVAVDEALSRLATLDPRKAQIVELRYFGGLSVEEIGRLLDLSSRTIKREWRWARAWLYRELGEERPG, from the coding sequence ATGGTGGCCCCGGTATCAGAGGTCACCGCGCTGCTCGCGACCCTGGAAAGCGGGGACGAAGCCGCGATGAACCAGCTCGTCCCGCTGGTCTATCAAGAGTTGCGACTACTCGCCCGGCGTCACCTCGCTGGCCAACGCCAGGGCCACACCCTGCAAACAGCCGACCTGGTTGGCGAAGCGTATCTAAAGCTGGTCAATCCGCAGGGAACGGGATGGAAGAATCGAGCGCATTTCTTCGCCGTGGCCTCGCACGCAATGCGATCCGTGCTGGTCGATTACGCGCGCCGGCGCAGGTACGCGAAGCGCGGGGGCAACCCGCTGAGGGTCTCGCTCAGCGAGGCGGACCAGATCTCGGAACCGAGGACTGCTGAAGTCGTCGCCGTCGATGAGGCGCTGAGCCGCCTTGCCACACTCGATCCACGGAAGGCGCAGATCGTCGAGCTGCGGTACTTCGGAGGTCTCAGCGTCGAGGAAATCGGCCGGCTCCTCGACCTCTCTTCCAGGACGATCAAGCGAGAGTGGCGTTGGGCGAGAGCGTGGCTGTATCGCGAGCTCGGGGAAGAGAGACCGGGATGA
- a CDS encoding tetratricopeptide repeat protein, whose protein sequence is MADVADTPQVVRFGVFEVDLRAGELRKKGVRIRLQEQPLQVLAVLLEQPGQLVTREELKQKLWAGTIVDFDHSINTTINKLREALGDSADTPRFIETLPRRGYRFIYPVNGAIVDTSVPVNGAPVATIIAPMNGAPILALPGGLEDASKVRQPAASWSRRRAAAVVMFALLLVLLVLALNVGGVRDQMVGGPGAVHVTSIAVLPLKNVSAGAQQEYFVDGMTEALIIELGKISALRVLSYQSMIGYRQTAKSLPQIARELKVDAFLEGSVFHSGERVRITANLIQASPERHLWAESYEFNLRDVVGVQGEVARDVARRIRVKVTPGERMRLTTPRPVDSEAYEAYLLGRAHLSKTATQTSWNKAQEYFEKAIDKDPAYAPAYAALAELYIRHRGKTRKSFDARLQARQWGEKALKLDETLADAHAVLGRAAQQDWDWSGTEREFRRAIELNPSHATARTWYAMYLYAMQRFEEAVVEARRAQQLDPASAHVNTWAGGAYFAAGRAEEAVASARKALELDPSFFDASVVLGRIHLMQGKYEEAIAELERALTFNQGQQLVLGALAHAYARAGHREKALNLVGELNRIDLEERGYTPFGLIWAYAGLGDKERAFALLEKCYQERYGRMVWLNVDPLLEPLRSDPRFADLARRVGLPTLASSPRR, encoded by the coding sequence ATGGCGGATGTAGCCGACACCCCGCAGGTCGTTCGGTTCGGGGTGTTCGAGGTCGATCTCCGGGCAGGAGAGCTGCGCAAGAAGGGAGTCAGAATCAGACTCCAGGAGCAACCCCTGCAAGTCCTGGCAGTGCTCCTGGAACAACCCGGCCAGCTCGTCACGCGCGAGGAGTTGAAGCAGAAGCTCTGGGCCGGGACGATCGTGGACTTCGATCACAGCATCAACACGACGATCAACAAGCTGCGGGAAGCGCTCGGAGATTCGGCCGACACCCCGCGGTTCATCGAGACCCTGCCGCGTCGCGGGTATCGCTTCATCTATCCAGTCAACGGCGCCATCGTCGACACGTCCGTCCCGGTAAACGGGGCGCCTGTCGCCACCATCATTGCCCCGATGAACGGCGCGCCAATCCTCGCACTCCCCGGCGGTCTGGAGGATGCCTCTAAGGTTCGTCAGCCAGCGGCCTCGTGGAGTCGGCGTCGCGCGGCTGCCGTCGTCATGTTCGCCCTGCTGCTCGTTCTGCTCGTCCTCGCACTCAATGTCGGCGGAGTGCGCGACCAGATGGTCGGCGGACCAGGAGCAGTCCACGTCACTTCCATTGCCGTGCTGCCACTGAAGAACGTCTCGGCCGGCGCCCAACAGGAATACTTCGTGGATGGCATGACGGAGGCACTGATCATCGAGCTCGGGAAGATCAGCGCGCTGCGAGTGCTCTCGTACCAATCGATGATCGGCTACCGGCAAACCGCGAAGTCCCTGCCGCAGATTGCGCGGGAGCTCAAGGTGGACGCATTCCTGGAAGGCTCCGTGTTCCACTCCGGAGAGAGAGTTCGCATCACGGCCAATCTGATTCAGGCGTCTCCTGAACGGCATCTGTGGGCAGAGAGCTACGAGTTCAATCTGCGCGACGTCGTCGGCGTGCAGGGAGAAGTAGCGCGGGACGTGGCCAGGCGGATCCGTGTGAAGGTGACGCCGGGGGAGCGGATGCGCCTCACCACTCCGCGACCGGTCGATTCGGAAGCTTACGAAGCGTACTTGCTCGGTCGCGCTCACCTGTCCAAGACGGCGACACAGACGAGTTGGAACAAGGCGCAGGAATACTTCGAGAAGGCGATTGACAAGGATCCCGCGTACGCTCCCGCGTACGCTGCCCTCGCCGAGCTTTACATCCGTCACAGGGGCAAGACGCGCAAGAGCTTCGACGCGCGCCTTCAGGCGCGACAGTGGGGTGAAAAAGCCCTCAAGCTGGACGAGACGCTCGCCGATGCGCACGCGGTGCTGGGCAGGGCCGCACAGCAGGACTGGGACTGGTCGGGCACCGAGCGCGAGTTCAGGCGCGCCATCGAGCTCAACCCGAGCCATGCGACTGCCCGCACCTGGTACGCCATGTACCTGTATGCGATGCAGCGCTTCGAGGAGGCTGTCGTCGAGGCGAGGCGCGCCCAGCAGCTGGATCCGGCCTCGGCGCACGTCAACACCTGGGCAGGGGGCGCGTACTTTGCGGCCGGGCGCGCCGAGGAAGCGGTCGCATCCGCGCGGAAGGCATTGGAACTGGACCCCAGTTTCTTTGACGCCAGCGTCGTGCTCGGCAGGATCCATTTGATGCAGGGGAAGTATGAGGAAGCCATCGCAGAGCTTGAACGGGCGCTGACCTTCAACCAAGGGCAACAGCTTGTGCTGGGCGCGCTGGCGCACGCGTATGCGCGGGCCGGGCACCGGGAGAAAGCCCTGAATCTGGTGGGCGAATTGAACCGGATCGACCTCGAGGAACGGGGCTACACCCCGTTCGGACTGATCTGGGCGTACGCGGGCTTGGGCGACAAAGAGCGGGCATTCGCCTTGCTGGAGAAGTGCTACCAGGAGCGGTACGGCCGGATGGTCTGGCTCAACGTCGACCCATTGCTGGAGCCGCTACGTTCCGACCCGCGCTTCGCGGACCTCGCGCGCCGCGTCGGCCTGCCCACGCTCGCTTCGTCTCCGCGGCGGTAA